One Nostoc punctiforme PCC 73102 DNA window includes the following coding sequences:
- a CDS encoding transposase — MMLNIEGALKQDRLLRALTGLNRKAFDALLPTFTTMYLDTQQAKPRQRGLGGGRKARLLTAQDKLFFILFYFKCYPTFDVAGLLFDMHRSQAHEWMHRLQPILEAALGQKMALPERHLESIEAFLSRFPGVQRVMIDGTERPIARPQEREQQQQNYSGKKKRHTRKHLAAVDETKRVLILSKAREGKLHDKRFHDEDDIAGSVPDEIPIEVDSGFQGLQKQYDNLHLPHKKPKGGKLSDLQKTENRQLSQSRVVCENAFAGVKRYNAASVIYRNRIENFDDHLMLTAAGLWNFYLMAA, encoded by the coding sequence ATGATGCTGAATATTGAAGGTGCGCTGAAGCAAGACCGACTGTTGAGGGCATTAACTGGGTTGAACCGGAAAGCATTTGATGCCCTTTTGCCCACGTTTACCACGATGTACCTAGATACTCAACAGGCCAAGCCTCGTCAACGTGGCCTGGGTGGAGGACGCAAAGCCCGCTTACTTACAGCCCAAGACAAATTGTTTTTCATCCTTTTCTATTTCAAATGTTATCCGACCTTCGATGTGGCGGGACTGCTCTTTGATATGCATCGCTCCCAGGCACATGAGTGGATGCATCGATTGCAGCCAATATTAGAAGCGGCTTTGGGACAGAAGATGGCGCTGCCGGAACGCCATCTCGAAAGCATTGAAGCATTTTTGTCACGCTTTCCAGGAGTGCAACGAGTGATGATTGATGGGACAGAACGCCCAATTGCGCGACCTCAAGAAAGAGAACAACAACAACAGAATTACTCCGGTAAAAAGAAACGTCATACGCGTAAACACTTGGCGGCAGTTGATGAAACCAAACGGGTCTTGATCTTAAGCAAAGCACGAGAAGGCAAACTGCATGACAAACGTTTTCATGACGAAGATGACATTGCAGGTAGTGTGCCTGATGAAATTCCGATTGAAGTAGACTCGGGCTTTCAGGGATTACAGAAGCAGTATGACAATCTCCATCTTCCTCACAAAAAGCCCAAAGGGGGCAAGTTAAGTGACCTTCAAAAAACGGAGAATCGTCAATTGAGTCAATCCCGTGTAGTTTGCGAAAATGCCTTTGCTGGTGTGAAGCGCTACAACGCCGCCAGTGTCATTTATCGTAATCGGATTGAAAACTTTGATGACCATTTGATGCTGACCGCAGCAGGATTATGGAACTTCTACTTGATGGCTGCTTAA
- a CDS encoding mucoidy inhibitor MuiA family protein, whose product MVNPEIPSWRKTVQSEIVAVTVYADRALVTRRGVVDLTGIEQELVITSLPETLEIESIRVSGTGTVGVRLMGVSSDRIYTTEPVTERVAHLTRQIEQLEAEKRHLQAQVDALALQSSFIAGLREKTEEPFAQSLSRKNLSLSETLDFLNFLGSQYGEYAIASGECKTQQQELDKELQALRASLQKIQTPHPKESLSIVVGVEVAGEGKFELEVSYIVNRASWTPLYDLRFNTTSDIVHLGYLAEITQSSGEDWISANLTLSTAKPGLGTLPPKLEPWYIDAPRPQMLRQRQLATQRPLLPTIPEQAASAARVDWQEEDEGAEDVLIQAETVTAEVSKEGSVVTFKLNGGGNIPSDGAPHKTTIFNDDYPCNFDYVAMPRLVSFAYLQANVKNNPNGATLLPGKANIFRNNVFIGTTQLQNIAPGQEFKLNLGIDEGLKIERELVERLVDKRLISNQRRITYSYRLIITNLLDKEVNLKVTEQLPVSRNEQIKVRLSRSNPQIQLGEMGILEWELTLLPQEKRDIYYQFNVEHPPDLMVVGLDI is encoded by the coding sequence ATGGTTAACCCGGAAATACCATCTTGGCGCAAAACAGTACAAAGCGAGATTGTAGCTGTTACAGTTTATGCTGACAGAGCATTGGTTACACGGCGAGGTGTAGTTGATTTAACAGGAATTGAACAGGAATTAGTAATTACCTCACTGCCAGAGACTCTAGAAATTGAGTCTATCAGGGTTAGCGGTACAGGGACAGTGGGAGTGCGTTTGATGGGAGTGAGTAGCGATCGCATTTACACCACTGAACCTGTAACGGAGCGAGTCGCACATTTGACAAGGCAAATTGAGCAGTTAGAAGCAGAAAAACGTCATCTACAAGCCCAAGTCGATGCTTTAGCATTACAATCTAGTTTTATCGCCGGTTTACGCGAAAAAACTGAAGAACCCTTTGCCCAAAGTTTGTCTCGGAAAAATCTCAGCCTGAGCGAAACTTTAGATTTTTTGAACTTTCTCGGAAGCCAGTATGGTGAATATGCGATCGCATCTGGAGAGTGCAAAACCCAACAGCAGGAATTAGACAAAGAACTGCAAGCACTCCGCGCCTCGTTGCAAAAAATTCAAACACCCCATCCCAAAGAGAGTTTGAGCATAGTTGTAGGAGTTGAAGTTGCAGGTGAAGGCAAATTTGAATTAGAGGTATCTTACATAGTAAATCGCGCCAGTTGGACTCCGCTTTATGACTTGCGCTTTAACACTACCAGCGATATTGTGCATCTGGGCTACCTTGCAGAAATCACTCAAAGCAGTGGCGAAGATTGGATTAGTGCAAATCTCACCCTTTCTACCGCTAAACCTGGATTAGGTACACTCCCGCCTAAACTTGAACCCTGGTATATTGATGCACCACGTCCACAAATGTTACGACAACGACAATTGGCTACCCAGCGACCACTGCTTCCTACCATACCAGAACAGGCTGCTTCTGCTGCTAGAGTAGATTGGCAAGAAGAAGACGAAGGTGCAGAGGATGTTCTTATCCAAGCAGAAACCGTTACAGCAGAAGTATCCAAAGAAGGGAGTGTAGTTACCTTTAAATTGAATGGTGGCGGTAATATTCCCAGTGATGGCGCACCTCATAAAACGACAATTTTTAATGATGATTATCCTTGTAACTTTGATTATGTGGCAATGCCGCGTTTGGTAAGTTTTGCTTATCTGCAAGCAAATGTGAAAAATAATCCCAATGGTGCGACTTTGTTACCAGGTAAAGCGAATATATTCCGCAACAATGTTTTTATCGGGACAACTCAGTTACAGAATATTGCGCCAGGACAAGAATTCAAACTAAATTTAGGGATTGATGAAGGTTTGAAAATTGAGCGCGAATTAGTTGAACGTCTGGTAGACAAGAGACTAATTAGCAACCAGCGCCGGATTACTTATAGTTATCGGTTGATAATTACTAACTTACTCGACAAAGAAGTAAATCTGAAAGTAACTGAACAATTACCAGTTAGCCGCAACGAGCAAATTAAAGTGCGCCTCAGTCGCAGTAACCCACAAATTCAACTGGGTGAAATGGGCATTTTGGAATGGGAGTTAACTCTTCTACCACAGGAAAAAAGAGATATATATTACCAGTTTAATGTTGAACATCCGCCTGACTTAATGGTAGTTGGGTTAGATATTTAG
- the mnmE gene encoding tRNA uridine-5-carboxymethylaminomethyl(34) synthesis GTPase MnmE, whose translation MSEVFATTGTIAAIATAVVPQQGSVGIVRVSGSEAMALAQTLFHAPGRQVWESHQILYGYIRHPQTQQLVDEALLLIMKAPRSYTREDVVEFHCHGGIMAVQQVLQLCLENGARLAQPGEFTLRAFLNGRLDLTQAEGIADLVGAKSPQAAQTALAGLQGKLAHSIRQLRANCLDILAEIEARIDFEEDLPPLDDKAIISEIEKIAAEITRLLATKDKGELLRTGLKVAIVGRPNVGKSSLLNAWSRSDRAIVTDLPGTTRDVVESQLVVGGIPVQVLDTAGIRETTDQVEKIGVERSRRAANAADLVLLTIDASAGWTEGDREIYEQVQHRPLILVINKIDLVEERQRKTLQSQIPNPNSKIATAAAQNQGIDALEVAILEIVKAEKIQAADMDLAINQRQAAALTQAKISLEQVQTTIVQHLPLDFWTIDLRGAIQALGAITGEEVTESVLDRIFSKFCIGK comes from the coding sequence ATGTCAGAAGTTTTTGCTACTACTGGAACTATCGCTGCGATCGCAACTGCTGTTGTCCCCCAACAGGGTAGTGTTGGTATTGTGCGGGTGTCTGGTTCTGAAGCAATGGCTCTAGCCCAAACTCTTTTTCACGCACCAGGGCGGCAAGTTTGGGAAAGTCACCAGATTCTCTACGGTTATATTCGTCATCCCCAAACCCAACAACTGGTAGATGAAGCCCTATTGCTGATTATGAAAGCACCCCGTTCTTATACCCGTGAAGATGTAGTGGAATTCCATTGCCACGGGGGAATTATGGCAGTGCAGCAGGTATTACAACTGTGTTTAGAAAATGGCGCTAGACTAGCTCAACCCGGAGAATTTACTCTCCGCGCCTTTTTGAATGGGCGATTGGATTTAACTCAAGCCGAAGGTATTGCTGATTTAGTGGGAGCTAAATCGCCTCAAGCTGCCCAAACTGCCTTAGCTGGTTTACAGGGAAAATTAGCTCATTCAATCCGGCAGTTACGCGCTAACTGTCTAGATATTTTGGCAGAAATCGAAGCACGAATCGATTTTGAGGAAGACTTGCCACCGTTGGATGATAAAGCAATAATATCAGAAATCGAGAAAATTGCCGCCGAAATAACGAGGTTATTGGCAACCAAAGACAAAGGTGAGTTGCTACGCACAGGTTTAAAAGTGGCAATTGTTGGGCGGCCAAACGTGGGTAAGTCGAGCTTATTGAACGCTTGGAGCCGGAGCGATCGCGCGATCGTCACAGACTTACCTGGTACAACCCGCGATGTGGTGGAATCTCAGCTAGTTGTCGGGGGAATTCCCGTACAAGTGCTAGATACAGCCGGGATTAGGGAAACCACAGACCAAGTGGAAAAAATTGGTGTGGAGCGATCGCGTCGTGCTGCAAATGCAGCTGATTTAGTCTTGCTTACCATCGATGCTTCAGCAGGTTGGACAGAAGGCGATCGAGAAATTTACGAACAAGTACAACACCGTCCATTAATTCTAGTCATTAACAAAATTGACTTAGTAGAAGAACGCCAAAGAAAAACTCTTCAATCTCAAATACCCAATCCAAATTCTAAAATTGCCACAGCAGCAGCACAAAATCAAGGTATTGATGCTTTAGAAGTAGCAATTTTAGAGATAGTAAAAGCAGAAAAAATCCAAGCTGCTGATATGGATTTAGCCATTAACCAAAGGCAAGCAGCAGCTTTAACTCAAGCTAAAATATCTTTGGAACAAGTACAAACAACAATTGTCCAGCATCTTCCTCTTGATTTTTGGACAATTGACTTACGCGGTGCAATCCAGGCACTAGGAGCAATTACTGGTGAAGAAGTTACAGAATCGGTTTTGGATAGGATTTTTAGCAAGTTTTGCATTGGTAAATAA
- a CDS encoding LysR family transcriptional regulator has product MKQATLHQLKVFEAAARHSSFTRAAEELFLTQPTVSMQIKQLTKSVGLPLFEQVGKRLYLTEAGRELFATCRQIFENIAQYEMKVADLKGLKQGQLRLAVITTAKYFIPRLLGPFCELYPGIDISLQVTNHEQILERMSQNLDDLYIMSQVPDNMDVNCEAFLENPLIVFAPVNHPLSKEKNIPIQRLSNQPFIMREPGSGTRRAVQSLFEEQGVTVKVKLELGSNEAIKQAIAGGLGISVLSRHTLLLDASDFSILDVQHFPIQRHWYMVYPAGKQLSIVARAYYDYLLAAARNFVDQNTDTTASSLEPTHG; this is encoded by the coding sequence TTGAAACAAGCGACGCTGCACCAGTTAAAGGTATTCGAGGCTGCGGCACGGCACAGTAGCTTTACGCGGGCTGCTGAGGAATTGTTTCTCACCCAACCTACCGTTTCTATGCAAATCAAGCAACTCACAAAATCCGTAGGGTTGCCATTATTTGAGCAAGTGGGGAAACGGTTGTATCTCACCGAAGCAGGACGAGAATTATTTGCCACTTGTCGGCAGATTTTTGAAAATATAGCCCAGTATGAAATGAAGGTGGCAGATTTAAAAGGGCTAAAACAGGGACAATTACGCTTGGCAGTGATTACAACAGCAAAATATTTTATCCCACGTTTATTAGGGCCGTTTTGCGAACTTTATCCAGGGATTGATATCTCTCTGCAAGTAACGAATCACGAACAAATTTTGGAACGGATGAGTCAGAACCTGGACGACTTATATATTATGAGTCAAGTTCCAGACAATATGGATGTGAATTGTGAGGCATTTTTAGAAAATCCTTTGATAGTCTTTGCACCAGTTAATCATCCGTTATCCAAGGAAAAAAATATTCCGATCCAACGCCTATCTAACCAACCTTTTATTATGCGAGAACCAGGTTCAGGAACTCGCCGCGCCGTGCAAAGCCTATTTGAAGAACAAGGGGTGACAGTAAAAGTCAAGCTGGAATTGGGAAGTAACGAAGCAATTAAACAAGCGATCGCAGGTGGTTTAGGAATTTCGGTTTTATCTCGTCATACTTTACTATTAGACGCTTCAGATTTTAGCATTTTAGATGTCCAACACTTTCCCATTCAGCGACATTGGTACATGGTTTACCCCGCAGGCAAGCAGTTATCTATCGTCGCTCGTGCCTATTATGACTATCTCCTGGCTGCGGCAAGGAATTTTGTAGATCAAAACACTGATACCACTGCTAGTAGCCTTGAACCAACTCACGGGTAA
- a CDS encoding SDR family NAD(P)-dependent oxidoreductase: MSLNDEINSVNALIVGARQGIGFGFVKRLLQDEKIAKVFATSRQLELATDLIAFADEHSERLICLEMDITDELQIVETIQKIHTQVDKLHLVVNCVGLLHEDTLQPEKSLRQINSENLLRYFQINSIGAVLLAKHLLPLLRHGERSVFASISAKLGSIGDNKLGGWYGYRASKAALNMLMRTAAIEYKRSCPKALIVTLHPGTTDTRLSRPFQKNVPAEKLFSVEHTVTQLLAVIEQLQEGDSGQFFSWDGSRLPW; this comes from the coding sequence ATGTCTTTAAACGATGAAATAAATTCTGTAAACGCATTGATTGTAGGAGCCAGGCAAGGTATTGGTTTTGGTTTTGTAAAAAGATTGCTACAGGATGAGAAAATAGCTAAAGTTTTTGCAACTTCTCGTCAGCTAGAATTAGCCACCGATTTAATAGCTTTTGCAGATGAACATTCTGAGCGATTAATTTGTTTAGAGATGGATATTACTGACGAGTTGCAGATTGTTGAAACTATTCAAAAAATACATACCCAAGTTGACAAACTGCATTTGGTAGTCAACTGTGTAGGACTGTTGCATGAAGATACTTTGCAACCTGAAAAAAGCTTAAGACAGATAAATTCAGAAAACTTGCTGCGCTACTTTCAGATAAATAGTATTGGTGCTGTCTTGCTAGCTAAACATCTATTGCCTCTGTTGCGTCATGGAGAACGCAGTGTGTTCGCTAGCATTTCTGCTAAATTGGGCAGTATTGGCGATAATAAACTTGGTGGATGGTATGGCTATCGCGCTTCTAAGGCAGCACTCAATATGTTGATGCGAACTGCGGCAATTGAGTATAAAAGAAGTTGTCCTAAAGCATTAATAGTCACATTGCATCCTGGTACAACTGATACGCGCCTTTCCCGTCCTTTCCAGAAAAATGTACCTGCGGAAAAATTATTCTCAGTGGAACACACCGTTACCCAACTATTGGCTGTGATTGAACAGCTTCAAGAAGGCGATAGTGGGCAGTTTTTCTCGTGGGATGGAAGCAGATTGCCTTGGTAA